The following nucleotide sequence is from Aedes aegypti strain LVP_AGWG chromosome 3, AaegL5.0 Primary Assembly, whole genome shotgun sequence.
TCAACAAGAAGCTGGAACCACCAAGATCTTATCTCGTAAAACTTGCAGATGGTCAGATTGTACGCAGGAATGCCCGTGATCTGAAGAACAATCGCTGGTCATCATGTTCCAACCAAGCATCGAACGACGATACAATTATCTACATGGATACTGTTCCTGTACAACGTTCATCAGAAGACGTTCGAGATATCCCAACATCGATTGATCAACACGAAAGGTTCAACGGGAGCCACGTCGGAGGTGACTTCGAAACATGCACACGAAGTGGTCGTGTGATTCGCCCAAGAAGAGATGATGACTTCGAATACTATTGATGTTCTTCGAAAGGGGAGATGTAACATAGTTTGTAATTGACTGTTGTATAACCCCTCGTTATGGTAACTTCCTTATGGAGCACACACACATATACACTTCCTTGTTATGTACCTTGAGAGAAACCGTCAAATAAAGCAGTATGTTCAAGACACGCGTCCGAGTTACACCTCATTCTTACAGAACCTAATAATCATCAATAATCAATTCCACAAAAGAGTAAAGCTCAATTACGGGTCTAAAAAATATTAGGAACTATGCGTCAGGCATGGCCCATATCTGgtccctggaaaaaaatcttgatctgATAAATCTTTAGTTGAATCCAGATCCaaggattgattttttttacagaagtcACCTAGATCTCTCAAGAGTTTCCGCCGGAATCCTTTCAGCTCAGCTTTCCCCCTACCACTACGAATCTGATAAGGAGTTCAAGAAAAACAGTCAAGGATATCAAAAACAGTCAAGACATCGGTATAAATTGCATTGTATGGGATCAAAAAAATCGAGCCAATCTACTATgactaatattttttatatatatagaacggaaaaatcacctaaaataccgttggaaagcttggaaacagtaaaatttttcaGTATACGTAACTCAAAACTGACGAATATGTCACTTATACCCCTTTGCGTTTTTGCCCCTCAATTAATATCAGAAACTCAGATATTCCTTTATAAATCTATCCAAATTCTCCGATGCTTGGAGTACTTCTAagattgtaattaaaaaaaatcagagttaCCACACAAACGCTGTTGATTAGGTGGAAGGTAGTAAAAAATGGTCGTTTTGCATGGAATTGGTGAATAATGCCTTTTAGATCGTTCGCCAACCTTCCGAATCGCTCCACCCCCGTTGGAGATTGTCGATTTACCCTTGGCAAATATGACCAAATTTATGCGTCTTTTATATACTTCATGTTTTCAGCTTTCCGGTCTGGCATTGAAGGTCATTCTCAAATTAATTACTTCTCTGGAAAACggatcattcggggaaatgggtttCAGGGTGATCGGATAATTGAGAACGCATTCGGGGAGCTTAGTAGGAGAAATCAATAGTCGTGTTTTCTAAATTACTCTTTTTCCACTTTGCAGCTCGTTGTAGGAATCCTGTTCGTGGTGATTGGAAGCTTAAACATTAATCGTAAAAACGAACAGACGGCCGCAATCGTCCTCAATGACGTTATAGTTGTATTAATATTTATCATTTCACTAATGAACGTAATAATATCTGGTTTCGGCATTGAACATTCATCGCAACCATTGCGGCTATTGGACCGCACCAGATACGATTCCATACCCTCGTCCACCGCCAGCGGCACTAACAGTGGTTTCAGTCATAGTCCCGCAAATCCTCTGGCCCCAATCCTAATGTCACCACCAGTGCCTCAAATGTCCCCAGTTCCGATACCACCTGCACATCTTCTAACACCCTAACACCCCCATTTGCAGGTCTCGGCAGCCCTGTTGGCCGTCATACTAACACTGGTTAACTTTCACAAGGGTGAAGTTCAGCAACGGGTCGCCAACATCCTCAATCATTTCTCGTTGGCCTTCGTGGTTACGGCCCTCTTCTGTGACATAATCAAGATGAACTTCGGGCTGGATCCGGCAGTTCCGTACATCCACAACTGAAAATTGACCGCACAATGTTTCGACTCACGTGCACCTATTATTATTTCCGTACATCAGATCGCCCAAGGTGTTGCCTGTATCGTGCTGGCCAACTTCGACATCAACAAAGAGCAGAACCACAGACTGGCCAACCTGGTCCAGAACCTTTCGCTGGGGTTGAACCTGTCAACCGTGGTGGTTAACATCATGATCAACGGCCTCGAGGTGAAACAGATGAACGATCAGGGACCTGGGCTGTCCGACGGGTTGAGTATCAAGGAGGAGTAGGGCCGAGGAATGTGGCGGGAACCGAAAGTTAGTGATGCTGGTGGTGGTCAGGAAGGGAAAAGTGTGCAATCTGACATGGCTTTCGAATAGTTTTTGTTTCTGTTGCTTTTGCTATTCACAATCAGATGATCTCAGTTGAACCCAAATCTATAACCAAAGAAACCAAATATTATTAAGTTGTGGAACGTTTCATGTTTGCAATTACCTTTTTAAGATGCTTAAGTTGAATGTAACGAATAGATTTAAACAATCGAAATTACAAACATATACTGAGTTGAAATCATAATAGAACAATAAAAGTATACGACATCATTCTACAACTAAATAAGCTTTATTTAAATATCACTGCCGACTTCCAATTTATCAGACGTAACAAGAATTCAAATATATAACTACAGAGTACCCGTCAAGAGATTCGTTTGTTAAAAAATGGATATTAGTTCGCAACAAATTAAACCCTTTTTACGTTTGCAtaatattttaattgtttttcgatatttatGAATAGTTTTTTCTCTATTTTGATCGTTGGTCACTTGGTTTAAAGATATCCCGATGCTCGTTCGCAATATAAAATTTCTACGACCGTCATTTTGCTTGCagacaaataataaaaaatgaggATTATACATTGTCATGGATTTGAgtaaattttttatttcttttcgaTATATAGTTCTCATAAAATGATCCTAGTTTTTGAATCTATGTCGAATTTGATTATCACCTAGTTTTCACCTGCCGTAATCTAACTGAAATTTTTGGCTCATTTGTAATATATCTGTAAAAATACAGAGAATGTGGTGTGGTAGACATTACATTTTGATCTTCAAGAATCCTGTGCCCATTTTCGGATGTTCATACAAACTATGCCAAAATCGTAAAACCGCTTAATGAGTTAAGTGTGGTCTTTTAATCCCGTTTCATGCTCTTGTGGGTAGAGCGACAAAATCAGAATCAATTGTATGCGATTCGCGTTGTGCGAGTGCGTAAAGGCATTCGTTTTCAGTCAAAAATGGATTACAAGTATGGACAAAAACCCTTTTTCCTGTtacatataattttaatatatgTGAGCAATTCTGGCTGAAACCAGGCAGCCATCGGACCCGTTAAAATTCccattttatgtcactgatcgttagtatatgctaaaactaaagaGTGGCCGTTTCGGTTTTcttaaattggtggacccctcgtacgccagctagctaaacaatttgcgaaaaagcccatatTTCTTATAAATCTT
It contains:
- the LOC5577994 gene encoding ninjurin-2 isoform X2; its protein translation is MYPNGKDKPLKSMDANRYATKKTIAQGMLDIALLTANASQLKYILQVGEKHEFYTLMLTLISISIILQLVVGILFVVIGSLNINRKNEQTAAIVLNDVIVVLIFIISLMNVIISGFGIEHSSQPLRLLDRTRYDSIPSSTASGTNSGFSHSPANPLAPILMSPPVPQMSPVPIPPAHLLTP
- the LOC5577994 gene encoding ninjurin-2 isoform X1 yields the protein MASILPAAITGGESDRVLKSMDANRYATKKTIAQGMLDIALLTANASQLKYILQVGEKHEFYTLMLTLISISIILQLVVGILFVVIGSLNINRKNEQTAAIVLNDVIVVLIFIISLMNVIISGFGIEHSSQPLRLLDRTRYDSIPSSTASGTNSGFSHSPANPLAPILMSPPVPQMSPVPIPPAHLLTP